A region from the Cannabis sativa cultivar Pink pepper isolate KNU-18-1 chromosome 9, ASM2916894v1, whole genome shotgun sequence genome encodes:
- the LOC115723798 gene encoding late embryogenesis abundant protein D-34-like, whose amino-acid sequence MSDQEQPRRPYSEQEPVKYGDVFNVTGELAEKPIAPRDASMMQTAEAAILGRTQKGGPAAAMQAAAAQNERAGAVSHADVSDLAGAEGVTVMETDVPGYRIVTESVGGQVVGQYAQPTPTAQLSAVSEITIGEALEATAKTIGDKAVDLSDAAAIQAAEARATGSNVIIPGGLAAMAQSAASFNCGIDLDENKIKLGEILTDATAKLPADKAATRQDAEGVVSAELRNNPNLTTQAGGVAASVTAAARLNETATTT is encoded by the exons ACAGCGAGCAAGAACCGGTAAAATACGGCGACGTTTTCAACGTCACCGGCGAACTCGCAGAGAAGCCTATTGCCCCACGTGACGCTTCCATGATGCAAACGGCCGAAGCGGCCATATTGGGGCGTACTCAGAAGGGCGGTCCAGCCGCTGCCATGCAAGCTGCGGCGGCTCAAAACGAGAGAGCCGGCGCTGTAAGCCACGCAGACGTCTCCGACTTGGCTGGAGCCGAAGGTGTCACCGTTATGGAGACTGACGTACCTGGCTACCGAATAGTAACCGAGTCAGTCGGTGGACAG GTTGTTGGACAATATGCTCAGCCAACACCCACGGCTCAACTGAGTGCAGTGAGTGAAATAACAATAGGAGAAGCTCTTGAAGCGACAGCCAAGACCATCGGGGATAAGGCGGTGGATCTAAGCGACGCGGCGGCGATTCAAGCAGCGGAGGCTAGAGCCACGGGCAGTAACGTGATAATACCAGGTGGCCTCGCTGCTATGGCTCAATCGGCGGCGTCCTTCAATTGCGGAATTGATCTCGACGAGAACAAGATTAAGCTCGGAGAAATTCTCACT GATGCGACTGCAAAGCTACCGGCGGACAAAGCGGCAACACGACAGGACGCGGAAGGGGTGGTGAGTGCGGAGCTGCGGAACAACCCGAATCTGACGACACAAGCGGGTGGAGTGGCGGCGTCTGTGACGGCGGCTGCTAGGCTGAACGAAACTGCTACCACAACATAA